In a single window of the Elaeis guineensis isolate ETL-2024a chromosome 8, EG11, whole genome shotgun sequence genome:
- the LOC105050209 gene encoding uncharacterized protein produces the protein MGRGRGKGKKLTVVTSHEDPGSGGEEVLPAYKRRGRPQKPLKDDIDEEETEKIEEEEEGDDVKPSALTKDTKSSAVGNGKKRRRFPQVKENSGSVLEENSTGVRSNNEESTRSNGFRPNGSRRKSKPRRAAEAGVECK, from the coding sequence ATGGGTAGAGGCAGaggaaaggggaagaaattaacaGTAGTAACAAGTCACGAGGATCCAGGGAGTGGTGGTGAAGAAGTGCTTCCTGCATATAAGAGGAGGGGAAGGCCACAAAAGCCTTTAAAAGATGACATAGATGAAGAGGAAACTGAGAagattgaagaagaagaagaaggagatgaTGTGAAACCTTCTGCCTTGACCAAAGATACCAAAAGCTCAGCAGTTGGCaatgggaagaagaggaggaggtttCCACAAGTAAAAGAAAACTCCGGTTCAGTCCTGGAGGAAAACAGTACTGGCGTGAGATCCAACAATGAGGAGTCGACAAGGTCTAACGGTTTTCGGCCAAATGGAAGCCGGCGAAAGAGCAAGCCTCGACGGGCTGCTGAAGCAGGAGTTGAATGCAAGTGA